In one window of Paraflavitalea soli DNA:
- a CDS encoding LamG-like jellyroll fold domain-containing protein has translation MKKRLPLFNTSHIVTCSFLSFILLLSTIQLHATDFFVTNGNNAGAGSLRQAITDANANASVPHNITFTVSGVINITSSLPTITRQVTIDGGSPGTVTISGPGGNNLIALFVLGTGSGGSTIRNLTMRNTGLEPIRLAVALNNITIENMVLTQTGVHYMNRGILANAAVTGLTIKNVTITGLEDKMQGIYLNGNATNVMIDGYKLSGGGGSSAAGIHVQGVANGLTLKNSIIDLDDPATNDDGDFGIFFATTANNITIDSSVFRDNERYGVYCGATVNNFTIKNSTFDNLDGWTRNCFVYFNNNTTNLTVDKNIFNAKYRTGTDDGDYGLWMRGGANQTVNILNNQFIDIDTMGIFVGNDPLTQNHDNILIKGNTFTRNGNGYVVSGGITILARNTTSDGGPVLITENTFSDNNGVSIMVRPGNTTSYVLPNFTISKNVIYNTKSTNGTVRAQYVDKVIITQNSIYNNQALGIELIAGGNCGYEGVTYTPQILSSVETGAGIYTVTVKMPAICGSGNCSLELFSNEAGIKGVGGQHYVTTLTGLGSGNRVLTGITGSFPEITAAPYGTWSATLRVNNNCGTSEFSNKKAIKANGPAGISNGIAVWLRGDDLSVANAEPTASGQVITGWEEFSGGGGPSATTVINNPLTKLNGINFNPVADMDGDGIRGILSGAPSWITTPTTTSVAVFNPFSISASGDRFYCLFSQAGSDHNVNTAQIEFYRTGNNINSYRGSTLLNPPITGTTGVKAFDRPGVFSSVTSATNHSSYYNGANMGSGNYSKGNFAISQWFVGVGWNTTNGWQNGAETDFAEVFTYNRVLTAIELQKVQSYMALKYGIAMKQNYVLSDGTQVWDVVANAAYSKEIAALVRDNVSVLHQKQAKAFQADEVISIAVGDELAATNKDNEDSVVNNRSVFMWGNDSASTAYSQAFTAGTYSSSRMVRKWKVQKINWADKDITIKVTGAKDNNYLLISTDPAFGTISQELKFNIDGTITVSTALLANGAYFTIGRQQKAPGGVSNGLDVWTKADEGVVKSGTNAISWEDQSPSMRLWTKVNANALTWGGIDMNYNPAIRFPGPGTPANYFTFTPQFTPTYTQGEIFSVQSSAINNVEGFPWQLGGTSGTTVLWYRHTSDNMYLHWGTNARRNFSYAPKNLALPVILNVNTAANSWTASLDGKVMSGPAAYTTSFTQQGTNNAIGVAYGSYFNGPLSEVIQYKRKLTATERQQVNSYMAIRYGITLDQTTPTNYLASDGITTMWKASDNAGFVSNIAGIGRDEIGSLYQKQSRSINTAASGNLIAVAVGDALAASNADNSDTILNNRSFLVWGDNNGATTYTTSVTGNNVTLRMPRVWKADKTNWATRNVTIKLHSSVANTYLLISNSDPTFGTIDQELLINPDSTITISSDLLPDGAYFTFGKQIVGPGYVNAGVQVWLRADDGVSTNDTWFDYSGNDADATQAVVANQPALTAAANNFNPAYRLNGTTHYMDVPYKAAFNGNVTVYTVHTQPVASGFRTPVSSRNSSGSVSKGWNYYRNVGVREFWTGTNAAAWSIQTGGATTLNVPEIIGLDATLGTGNAVKHIYSNGQTVGTVTNGTYITNTTAPLRIGAISDGPTLWWNGDIAETIVYNRVLAANERAHVESYLALKYGITLNQTVATDYVATDWDGTTGTKIWTAAKNGIYNKNIAGIGRDDKTTLFQKQSRSASDSLITVAAGDVVAASNAANAANIDDLSFFTWADNGAAATFSVATVGVANATARMARVWKVDRTNWSDQEVTFKAVQGGDRYLLVHATDPAFGAGTTEYAINTATGSVTINTANLPDGAYFTLATKIVGPACVNNGIAAWLRADYAAAANSWVDFSGNQVNATQATVANQPALAPAALNYNNALTFNGTTDYLQIPQAAIAGKFSFGNAARTIIGVGISATTADQLLFSYGSFVTNQASGIRASGGRPIFEGSGAANGVVGAVNAYPANKVGIISGRYVGGAGSAASIFTNSTTASATGAMSWATTISSEGAQIGKYVGENRWWNGNIGEVIVYNRNLTDAEFQRVSSYLALKYGITLSQTVATDYIASDGATKMWSAADNTIYNRRITGIGRDDCTELYQKQSLSVDTGIVAVAIGDAVAASNPDNAATIDNDNAWFVFADDGAAILYNTTISGLDNLTARMARTWKVDKTNWADAGVTFKLTGGNEKIYMVVSADATFDGADVSYQLDTDGNVTIPSVEIPDGAYFTFAKELNGPGFVNLGVQFWLRADDNVSTIDNWLDYSGNDNHATQATAANQSVFTPNAVNYNPAFDFDGTSDYMDFATNAGISGTNLFTVVSAQVRNSVGTGDGILSTQGTATNGFLHYYTAANKYAVGSSGVGAVSGTGTYATANIPYFNTTTRSAGNLFSLYTNGSADGTGTQAYNFLSSNLRLGNRDVTADIAFDGPINEVAVFNRALSATELRQVHSYMALKYGITMAGDYIATDGTTTYWTAANNTGYLNNITGIGRDDNTALYQKQSRSVNTAANGNMVVIGVGEIAATNKDNTGTFADDLSYLVWGDNGLTGTQATEYPALLDPGACSKITRLQREWKVQETGDAGDVQLQLYLTGLVPTSTSKSDIKLLIDDDGDFGNGGTTVADASAYDEATQVVRFDNINFVTGQYFTLVTDLTNQAPGGVITNLYTWYRADKGVTAAAGVSLWADQSATPKNVSGAAGAQPLYNTATNLINFNPNLGFDGVNDVLNATGISHSAAANGEDFFAVVLPNAVAGFHDIIGLGTLSSTNTATEFRFNTNRLEHLSNNGTALSITNPAATNGLVQLANGSRSNAGAASLLLNGATVAAGTINQYPAADYLNIGARRASAANSFFFNGRIAEVAIYNRQLNLSERQQVASYLAIKYGITLPHNYVDPAGNIVWDATVNTGYGFNITGIGRDDCNGLHQKQSKSVNATEALVTLGNYVGIAATNAANANNMDNATALLLGDNNANRTAWTATGAPLNRERLARTWKVQETGNIGTVTIQVPANSSAAGVKLPLEKDGSAYLLVSTSGDFVNDVTEVPMTLNGTDWEATVDFTTGQYFTFATNDACVSSTPLLTTYGAPSTTATDECYVDGWILFRDPVDNTRYIAAIYDPTGLIDRSKISVMVDATTPFADLGEASSTQAVRLMRRMLQVDCASCYDAVANPTPGFTVRMFYDPAEKGGAENVEANNMEALKTANGITDPHVFKWFKAAGKSVSDVVSGLYPGGIAAGGQEWFDGGLSTGQVAGVDYVDFASVNSFSTFGGVWSVNLLKVLPVTWVNVQAIPAGNNTIKVKWAVVAQINNAGFTVERSLDGIHYQAVASVSPQADIPGMASYYSADDNTVVPGVTYYYRIRQMDLDGRVGYSRIVSAQLNAGNLQYLRINPNPVTGPLRWEVVVPKAQSLQVSILDMKGRVLKVQRLQAQSGNNVYTMASAGFSRGAYLLKVVAEDGAVHTEKFIVP, from the coding sequence ATGAAAAAGCGCCTGCCTTTGTTCAATACTTCCCATATTGTAACATGCTCATTTCTTTCCTTTATACTCCTGTTATCTACTATTCAACTTCATGCTACGGACTTCTTTGTGACTAATGGTAACAATGCCGGAGCAGGCTCCCTGAGGCAGGCCATCACTGATGCCAACGCCAATGCATCGGTACCACATAACATCACTTTTACCGTGTCGGGGGTGATCAATATTACCAGCTCCCTGCCCACCATTACCCGGCAGGTGACCATTGATGGGGGAAGTCCCGGCACTGTAACCATCAGCGGGCCGGGTGGCAATAACCTCATCGCGCTGTTTGTGCTGGGCACAGGGTCGGGCGGCAGTACCATCCGCAACCTCACCATGCGCAATACCGGCCTGGAACCCATCCGGCTGGCGGTGGCGCTGAACAATATTACCATCGAAAACATGGTGCTTACGCAAACCGGTGTACACTATATGAACCGTGGTATCCTGGCCAATGCCGCCGTGACCGGTCTTACCATTAAGAATGTGACCATTACCGGGCTGGAAGATAAAATGCAGGGCATTTACCTGAATGGCAATGCCACCAATGTAATGATCGACGGGTACAAGCTATCCGGCGGTGGCGGCTCCAGTGCTGCCGGGATACATGTGCAGGGGGTAGCCAATGGCCTTACCCTTAAGAACAGTATCATCGACCTGGATGATCCCGCTACCAATGATGATGGCGATTTTGGGATCTTCTTTGCGACCACAGCCAATAATATTACGATCGACAGTTCCGTCTTCCGCGACAATGAACGATATGGCGTGTATTGCGGCGCCACAGTCAACAACTTTACTATCAAAAACTCCACCTTCGACAACCTCGACGGCTGGACCAGGAACTGCTTTGTCTATTTCAATAATAATACTACCAATCTTACGGTTGATAAGAATATATTCAATGCCAAATACCGAACGGGTACAGATGATGGGGACTATGGTCTCTGGATGAGAGGAGGTGCCAATCAAACGGTTAATATCCTCAATAACCAGTTTATTGATATTGATACGATGGGCATTTTCGTGGGCAATGACCCACTTACCCAGAATCACGACAATATATTGATCAAGGGAAATACCTTTACCCGCAATGGTAATGGTTATGTTGTTTCGGGTGGTATTACCATCCTGGCAAGGAATACCACGTCCGATGGCGGGCCGGTGCTCATTACCGAAAATACTTTCTCCGATAATAATGGCGTATCCATTATGGTGCGTCCGGGCAATACAACCTCCTACGTGCTGCCCAACTTTACCATCAGCAAGAATGTCATTTACAATACGAAGTCGACGAATGGTACTGTACGCGCACAATATGTGGACAAGGTCATCATAACGCAGAACAGTATTTACAATAACCAGGCATTGGGTATCGAGTTGATTGCCGGGGGCAATTGCGGCTATGAAGGCGTCACCTATACGCCACAGATACTTTCCTCGGTAGAGACCGGTGCAGGCATCTATACTGTTACTGTTAAAATGCCTGCGATCTGCGGATCGGGCAATTGTTCGCTGGAATTGTTTTCCAACGAAGCCGGCATTAAAGGGGTAGGGGGACAGCATTATGTAACCACCCTCACGGGCCTGGGCTCGGGCAACCGGGTACTCACCGGCATTACCGGCAGTTTCCCGGAGATCACCGCAGCGCCCTATGGCACCTGGTCGGCCACGTTAAGAGTTAATAACAACTGTGGCACTTCAGAGTTTAGCAATAAGAAAGCCATCAAGGCCAATGGCCCGGCCGGCATCAGCAATGGTATTGCGGTATGGTTGCGCGGTGACGATCTTTCAGTGGCCAATGCAGAGCCCACGGCCAGCGGACAGGTGATCACGGGCTGGGAAGAGTTCAGCGGCGGGGGCGGCCCTTCTGCCACCACCGTCATCAATAATCCGCTCACCAAACTGAATGGCATCAACTTCAATCCTGTGGCCGATATGGATGGCGATGGGATCAGAGGGATACTCAGTGGCGCTCCTTCCTGGATCACTACACCTACCACCACCAGCGTGGCCGTTTTTAATCCGTTCTCTATTTCTGCCAGCGGCGACCGTTTTTATTGTCTCTTTTCCCAGGCCGGTTCGGATCATAATGTGAATACCGCACAGATCGAGTTTTACCGCACGGGCAATAATATCAATTCTTACAGGGGCAGTACCCTGCTCAATCCACCCATCACCGGCACCACCGGGGTAAAAGCTTTTGACAGGCCCGGTGTGTTCTCTTCTGTCACCAGTGCCACCAACCACAGCTCCTATTACAATGGGGCCAATATGGGCAGTGGCAATTACAGCAAAGGCAATTTTGCCATAAGCCAGTGGTTTGTAGGTGTAGGATGGAATACGACCAATGGATGGCAGAACGGGGCCGAGACAGATTTTGCGGAAGTGTTTACCTACAACCGTGTGCTTACGGCCATTGAACTACAGAAAGTACAATCCTATATGGCGCTCAAATACGGTATAGCCATGAAACAAAATTATGTATTGAGCGATGGTACCCAGGTATGGGATGTTGTGGCCAATGCAGCTTACAGCAAAGAGATAGCAGCCCTGGTGCGCGACAATGTATCCGTATTGCACCAGAAACAGGCAAAAGCCTTCCAGGCCGATGAAGTGATCAGTATTGCCGTTGGCGATGAACTGGCGGCTACCAACAAAGACAATGAAGATTCAGTGGTCAACAATAGGTCCGTATTTATGTGGGGCAATGACAGTGCTTCAACTGCCTATAGCCAGGCATTTACCGCCGGCACTTACAGCAGTAGCCGCATGGTCCGCAAATGGAAAGTGCAGAAAATAAACTGGGCCGACAAAGATATTACCATCAAAGTAACCGGCGCCAAGGATAATAATTACTTACTGATCAGTACCGATCCTGCTTTTGGTACCATCAGCCAGGAGTTGAAGTTTAATATCGATGGCACCATCACCGTGTCTACCGCCTTACTGGCCAATGGTGCTTACTTCACAATTGGCCGCCAGCAAAAAGCACCGGGCGGCGTATCGAACGGATTGGATGTGTGGACAAAAGCCGATGAGGGTGTTGTAAAGTCCGGTACCAATGCCATTAGCTGGGAAGATCAAAGCCCTTCCATGCGGCTTTGGACCAAGGTAAATGCCAACGCGCTGACCTGGGGCGGCATAGATATGAACTACAACCCGGCCATCCGCTTTCCGGGACCAGGCACGCCTGCCAACTATTTTACATTCACGCCCCAGTTCACGCCCACCTATACACAGGGAGAGATATTCTCTGTACAATCTTCTGCCATCAATAATGTGGAAGGTTTTCCCTGGCAACTGGGCGGCACCAGCGGCACTACCGTATTGTGGTACCGCCATACCTCTGATAATATGTACCTGCATTGGGGTACCAATGCCCGCAGGAACTTCTCCTATGCACCTAAGAATTTAGCATTGCCGGTTATCCTGAATGTGAACACTGCTGCTAATTCCTGGACCGCCTCGCTGGATGGAAAAGTGATGAGCGGCCCCGCTGCCTATACCACCAGCTTTACCCAGCAAGGCACCAACAATGCCATTGGTGTAGCGTATGGTTCCTACTTCAATGGACCACTGTCGGAAGTGATCCAGTACAAACGTAAACTCACTGCTACCGAGCGCCAGCAGGTCAACAGTTATATGGCCATCCGCTATGGTATTACGCTTGACCAGACAACGCCCACCAACTACCTCGCCAGCGATGGTATTACCACCATGTGGAAGGCTTCGGACAATGCCGGTTTCGTTTCCAATATTGCCGGTATCGGGCGCGATGAGATCGGGTCTTTGTACCAGAAACAAAGCCGAAGTATCAATACTGCCGCCAGCGGCAACCTGATCGCGGTGGCCGTAGGCGATGCCCTGGCTGCCAGCAATGCCGACAACAGTGATACTATTCTCAATAACAGGTCATTCCTGGTATGGGGCGATAACAATGGCGCCACTACCTATACGACTAGTGTAACGGGTAATAATGTTACCCTCCGCATGCCCAGGGTTTGGAAAGCAGATAAAACCAATTGGGCCACCCGCAATGTGACGATCAAGCTGCACAGCAGTGTGGCCAATACCTACCTCCTCATCAGTAACAGTGACCCAACCTTTGGTACTATTGATCAGGAGTTACTGATTAATCCGGATAGCACCATCACCATCAGTAGTGATCTGTTGCCTGATGGTGCTTATTTCACTTTCGGCAAGCAGATCGTGGGACCGGGTTATGTGAATGCCGGTGTACAGGTATGGCTGCGGGCCGATGATGGCGTATCTACCAATGATACCTGGTTCGATTACAGTGGTAATGATGCCGATGCTACACAGGCTGTGGTGGCCAATCAGCCAGCGCTTACTGCTGCAGCCAATAACTTCAACCCGGCTTACCGGTTGAATGGTACTACCCATTATATGGATGTGCCTTACAAAGCTGCTTTTAACGGCAACGTAACGGTGTATACGGTGCATACACAACCTGTGGCCAGTGGTTTCCGCACACCTGTCTCCAGCAGGAACTCTAGCGGCAGCGTATCCAAAGGATGGAACTATTACCGCAATGTAGGGGTACGCGAATTCTGGACAGGTACCAACGCTGCCGCCTGGTCTATTCAAACAGGTGGCGCCACTACGCTGAATGTACCTGAGATCATCGGGCTCGATGCTACCCTGGGAACAGGTAACGCCGTCAAGCATATTTATTCCAATGGTCAAACCGTGGGTACGGTTACCAACGGTACCTATATTACCAATACCACAGCGCCTTTGCGTATCGGAGCCATCAGCGATGGACCTACTCTTTGGTGGAATGGCGACATCGCAGAGACCATCGTATACAACCGGGTACTGGCAGCCAATGAACGGGCTCATGTAGAAAGTTACCTGGCACTGAAATATGGCATTACCCTCAATCAAACGGTTGCTACAGATTACGTAGCCACTGATTGGGATGGAACCACCGGCACCAAAATATGGACTGCCGCCAAGAATGGTATTTACAATAAGAATATAGCCGGCATTGGCCGGGATGATAAGACCACTTTATTCCAAAAGCAATCCCGCTCAGCCAGTGATTCACTGATCACCGTAGCAGCAGGCGATGTGGTAGCTGCCAGCAATGCTGCTAATGCCGCCAACATTGATGACCTGTCCTTCTTTACCTGGGCCGACAATGGCGCCGCCGCCACCTTCTCAGTGGCAACGGTAGGCGTGGCCAATGCTACGGCACGTATGGCCCGTGTATGGAAAGTAGACCGTACCAACTGGTCCGACCAGGAGGTTACCTTTAAGGCTGTGCAGGGCGGCGACCGTTACCTGCTGGTACATGCTACCGACCCGGCCTTTGGCGCGGGAACAACGGAGTATGCTATTAATACCGCTACTGGCAGTGTGACCATCAATACGGCCAACCTGCCTGATGGCGCCTACTTTACATTGGCCACCAAAATTGTAGGACCAGCTTGTGTGAACAATGGTATTGCCGCCTGGCTAAGGGCCGACTATGCAGCTGCTGCGAATAGCTGGGTAGACTTCAGCGGCAACCAGGTCAATGCCACACAGGCCACAGTGGCCAATCAACCTGCCTTAGCGCCCGCTGCTCTTAATTACAACAATGCACTTACTTTCAATGGAACTACAGATTATCTGCAGATACCACAGGCTGCCATAGCCGGCAAATTCTCCTTTGGTAATGCTGCCAGAACTATAATAGGGGTAGGTATAAGTGCTACTACAGCCGATCAGCTGCTGTTTAGCTATGGTTCATTCGTTACCAACCAGGCTTCGGGCATCAGGGCCAGCGGCGGCCGGCCGATCTTTGAAGGTTCTGGTGCAGCCAATGGCGTGGTAGGAGCAGTCAATGCATACCCGGCCAATAAAGTGGGCATCATCTCCGGCCGCTATGTGGGTGGCGCAGGGAGTGCCGCATCCATTTTTACCAATAGCACCACAGCCAGTGCTACAGGAGCTATGAGCTGGGCTACCACCATCTCTTCAGAAGGGGCACAGATCGGTAAATATGTAGGAGAGAACCGCTGGTGGAATGGTAATATCGGAGAAGTGATCGTATACAACAGGAACCTTACCGATGCAGAATTCCAGCGGGTGAGCTCTTACCTCGCCCTCAAATATGGTATTACCCTCAGCCAAACGGTGGCTACTGATTATATCGCCAGCGATGGCGCCACAAAAATGTGGAGTGCTGCCGATAATACCATCTACAATCGCCGTATTACAGGTATTGGCCGCGATGACTGTACCGAGCTGTACCAGAAACAAAGCTTAAGTGTAGATACGGGTATTGTGGCGGTAGCCATCGGCGATGCCGTGGCAGCCTCCAACCCCGACAATGCAGCTACCATCGACAATGATAACGCCTGGTTTGTATTTGCCGATGATGGCGCTGCTATCCTGTACAATACCACCATCAGCGGCCTGGACAATCTTACGGCACGCATGGCGCGTACCTGGAAGGTAGACAAGACCAATTGGGCCGATGCAGGTGTGACCTTTAAGCTCACCGGCGGCAATGAAAAGATATACATGGTGGTAAGCGCTGATGCTACCTTTGACGGCGCCGATGTATCCTATCAGCTGGATACCGATGGTAATGTGACCATCCCCAGCGTGGAGATACCCGATGGCGCTTACTTTACTTTTGCCAAAGAGCTCAATGGACCGGGTTTTGTAAACCTGGGCGTACAATTCTGGCTGCGGGCAGATGATAATGTATCAACAATTGATAACTGGCTCGACTATAGTGGTAATGACAACCATGCCACACAGGCTACTGCAGCCAATCAATCAGTATTTACACCGAATGCAGTCAACTACAATCCTGCTTTTGACTTTGATGGCACCAGTGATTATATGGATTTTGCGACCAATGCAGGTATCAGCGGCACCAACCTCTTCACCGTGGTGAGTGCCCAGGTAAGGAATTCCGTAGGTACCGGTGATGGGATATTGTCCACGCAGGGTACAGCTACCAATGGTTTCCTGCATTATTATACAGCTGCTAATAAATACGCTGTGGGAAGTTCGGGTGTTGGTGCTGTGTCCGGTACAGGCACCTATGCAACCGCCAATATTCCTTATTTCAATACGACCACCCGCTCGGCAGGCAATCTGTTCAGCCTGTACACCAATGGTAGTGCAGACGGTACAGGTACACAGGCTTACAATTTTCTGAGTAGCAACCTGCGCCTGGGTAACCGGGATGTGACTGCCGATATAGCTTTCGACGGACCTATCAATGAAGTGGCTGTGTTCAACCGGGCTTTGTCGGCCACAGAACTGCGCCAGGTGCATTCCTATATGGCGCTGAAGTATGGTATTACTATGGCTGGTGATTATATCGCTACGGATGGTACGACCACCTATTGGACAGCCGCCAATAATACCGGCTATCTCAATAATATTACAGGTATAGGCCGTGATGATAATACTGCTTTGTACCAAAAGCAAAGCCGCAGTGTCAATACAGCTGCCAATGGTAATATGGTAGTAATAGGAGTGGGGGAAATAGCCGCCACTAATAAAGACAATACCGGCACTTTTGCCGATGACCTGAGTTACCTGGTATGGGGGGATAATGGCCTCACTGGTACCCAGGCTACCGAATACCCTGCATTGCTTGATCCCGGCGCCTGCAGCAAGATCACCCGCCTGCAAAGGGAATGGAAAGTACAGGAAACAGGTGATGCAGGTGATGTGCAATTACAGTTATACCTGACTGGCCTGGTGCCCACCAGCACTTCCAAGAGTGATATCAAATTGCTGATCGATGATGACGGCGATTTTGGTAACGGTGGTACTACCGTAGCAGACGCCAGCGCTTATGACGAGGCTACCCAGGTGGTGCGTTTTGACAATATCAATTTTGTTACCGGTCAATATTTCACCCTGGTAACCGATCTTACCAACCAGGCGCCCGGCGGTGTGATCACCAATCTCTATACCTGGTACAGGGCCGATAAGGGCGTGACTGCAGCAGCAGGTGTAAGCCTGTGGGCCGATCAAAGCGCCACGCCAAAGAATGTTTCAGGCGCTGCCGGTGCACAACCTTTATACAATACCGCCACTAACCTTATCAACTTCAACCCCAATCTTGGTTTTGATGGCGTCAATGATGTGCTGAACGCCACAGGTATCAGCCATTCGGCTGCCGCTAATGGAGAAGACTTCTTCGCGGTAGTATTACCCAATGCTGTGGCTGGCTTCCATGATATTATAGGATTAGGTACATTGTCAAGTACAAATACGGCTACTGAGTTCCGGTTCAATACCAATCGCCTAGAGCATTTGTCCAATAATGGTACAGCGCTGTCCATTACCAATCCCGCTGCTACAAACGGATTGGTACAACTGGCCAACGGATCCCGCAGCAATGCAGGCGCAGCCAGCCTGCTGCTCAATGGTGCTACAGTGGCTGCTGGTACCATCAATCAATATCCTGCTGCGGACTATCTGAATATAGGTGCAAGAAGGGCATCGGCAGCCAATAGCTTCTTCTTCAACGGACGGATAGCCGAGGTGGCCATCTACAACAGGCAGCTGAATCTCTCCGAGCGTCAGCAGGTAGCCAGTTACCTGGCTATTAAGTATGGTATTACCCTGCCTCATAATTATGTAGATCCCGCCGGAAACATTGTTTGGGACGCAACAGTCAATACAGGCTATGGTTTCAACATCACCGGCATCGGCCGTGATGATTGCAACGGGTTGCACCAGAAACAATCGAAGAGTGTCAATGCCACCGAAGCATTGGTGACCCTGGGCAACTATGTAGGCATTGCTGCTACTAATGCTGCCAATGCCAATAACATGGACAATGCCACTGCCTTATTGCTGGGTGATAACAATGCCAACAGAACAGCCTGGACGGCCACCGGCGCGCCTTTGAACAGGGAACGCCTGGCCCGTACCTGGAAAGTACAGGAAACAGGTAATATCGGCACAGTGACCATACAGGTGCCTGCCAATAGCAGTGCAGCCGGTGTCAAACTGCCATTGGAAAAAGATGGCAGCGCCTACCTGCTCGTGAGCACTTCCGGCGATTTTGTGAACGATGTAACCGAAGTGCCTATGACACTCAATGGTACAGATTGGGAAGCTACAGTTGATTTCACCACCGGTCAGTATTTCACGTTTGCTACCAATGATGCCTGCGTATCGTCTACGCCGTTGTTGACTACCTATGGTGCACCATCCACCACCGCTACAGATGAGTGTTATGTAGATGGATGGATCTTGTTCAGAGATCCTGTCGACAATACCAGATATATAGCGGCTATATATGATCCTACAGGTCTCATAGACCGCTCGAAGATATCCGTGATGGTGGATGCTACTACGCCTTTTGCCGATCTGGGCGAAGCCAGCAGCACCCAGGCCGTACGCCTCATGCGTCGTATGTTGCAGGTTGATTGCGCCAGCTGTTACGATGCGGTTGCCAATCCTACACCCGGCTTCACCGTGCGGATGTTCTATGATCCGGCTGAAAAGGGTGGTGCGGAAAATGTAGAGGCCAATAATATGGAAGCCCTTAAAACAGCCAATGGCATCACCGACCCCCATGTGTTCAAATGGTTCAAAGCAGCCGGCAAGTCAGTTAGTGATGTAGTATCCGGACTGTATCCGGGTGGTATTGCTGCCGGTGGTCAGGAATGGTTTGATGGCGGCCTGAGTACCGGGCAGGTGGCCGGTGTTGATTATGTGGATTTTGCTTCTGTAAACAGCTTCTCCACTTTTGGTGGCGTATGGTCGGTCAACCTGCTGAAAGTGCTGCCTGTTACCTGGGTCAATGTGCAGGCTATTCCTGCAGGCAACAATACCATTAAAGTGAAATGGGCTGTGGTGGCACAGATCAATAATGCCGGATTCACCGTGGAAAGAAGTCTGGATGGTATTCATTACCAGGCTGTGGCTTCTGTATCGCCGCAGGCAGATATTCCGGGTATGGCTTCTTATTATTCAGCAGATGATAATACCGTGGTGCCAGGTGTTACCTATTACTACCGCATCAGGCAAATGGACCTGGATGGAAGGGTAGGTTATTCCCGGATCGTGAGTGCGCAATTGAATGCGGGCAACCTGCAATACCTGCGCATCAATCCCAATCCGGTAACTGGACCGCTTCGCTGGGAAGTGGTAGTGCCCAAGGCACAATCCCTACAGGTAAGTATCCTGGATATGAAGGGTAGGGTACTGAAGGTTCAGCGCCTGCAGGCACAGTCGGGCAATAATGTATATACCATGGCGTCAGCAGGCTTTAGTCGCGGAGCTTACCTGCTGAAGGTTGTGGCCGAAGACGGAGCCGTGCATACAGAGAAGTTCATTGTACCGTAA